The DNA window CGCGCCGGATGAGGTGGTGCGTTATGCCGAACGGCAAGGGCTGTATGTGCTGGTGCAAAGCGATGATGACGTGGTGCTGCGCAATAGCACGGGGTTTGTGCCCAGGCGGTGGTAAATGAAGCTAAAGGACACCTACTTCGTGTCACTACCTGCAAACACCCGCCCAGCGCGCGGCTATGGTTTAATGACAGCAAAACAACCCTTTGGATTTCACCATGACCACGACTACAACGGATCTTAGCTGGGATGACCTCAAGGCCATGATCGCAGGGCTTGCCGAGTAAGGAAAAAAGGGCAGGTAAGCTATGCATGTTTTTAGGGCTCCTCGACGTTTCGTGTGGATTTGGAGTTTAATGGGCTCCATTCCACACGAAACGTCGAGGAGCCGAAAATAATGTAGGATGCGGTGAGGAACGAACCGCATCCTACGCGGGCTACGCGGGCTATCAGCGCAGTAATGGGCCATGCCGAAATGCGTCCGGAATGTACTTGCAAAACAACATCATAGAGAAATTTTCCTGAATCCGTGAGATATCCACTCAACCATTCGATTTTACAAAATCAGCCTACGGCCAGGGTGTTTGTGGAGTGAGGCGCCCACGGACGGGCGCCGTCGGCAAATCCGCCCCCATGGACGGGGGCTATTTGCCGCACGGAACAAATACCCTGGCCGTAGGCTCACGGATTCAGGATTTTCTCTGTGTCCTCTGTGCTCTCTGTGGTGAGATATAAATCAATTGATTGCATGTATCACATTGAGAGGTGAGCGCTAACGGAATCCACCTTGTCGCCAGATCCTCCACAAGGCCCTGCATGCAGCCAGATGCGGGAAACGGGAAGACTCAAGGGAGACATGGGCCTTGACCCCGGAATGCCTCTCTATCTTCCAGAAGATGTAGGGTATCCCGCCCCTGAAGGTAAGGAGGCCTTTCAGCAATCTGAGTATGGAGAGGGCCTTGCCGAGGATGCGTCGGGTAGCCCATACGAAGCCCGCCCAGGCATGCCTGATCCCGCCGGTCCGGGGTCTGTATGCCCCGGGCTGGGTGTCGGAATCCGGAGGGCCGAGGACGAATGTAGTGACGGACTCATAATAATCACGATCGGCAAGAAAGAGGGCTCGTGCCCTGTCCGGGCCTTCGCTCCTGATCTCAGATGCATACGTCAGGGCAAATCCTGTCTGCCAGAGGTCCATCGGGGTGAAAGGGGCGTTCATCACGGCAGTGGTCTCTTGAATGAACCGGCGGATCGCCACCTCGAAGGCATGGAGCATCTCCTCCGTGATGGCCTGATTGCGGCTGTAGGCTATGCGCACAGGCTGGGCGAACCTGGCCCAGAAATAGGGATGGAACCCCAGCCGGATCCCTGAGGCAAAGGCCTTTCGGGAGACCACGGCGTACTTGGCCCGATAGGTCGATCCCTGGAAAGGGACCTCGAGATAATAGACATTGGGGGGGAGGATCTGATTCAAAAGGGCGGTAAAAAGGCCTCCCAGGGCCTGACGGTAGCCATCCACGATGAGATATAGATCCACGATCCCATCTACCGAGACCCCGGTGCGGAGACAGGAGCCGTAAAAAAGGATTGCGGCGGATCCGCTGTGGCGCTCGACCAGCACATTCGACATGGCAGTAACAGGACCGGGGACCGGGGCTGTGGCATATCCCTGCAAGAGGCCTCGAAGGTCACCCTGGGAGAGATGCGGATCAGACACGGAGGAACCTGAGGGGCCCTGCAGGCGTGATGGTGATGGCCCCATCATTTTCAAACAACTGTCCATCCAGTGTGAAGGCGCCGCGAAAGGCGAGATCGAGGCGGGAAGTGGTCCGGCTGCAATAGCCGTTTTCCTCGGTCATGAGGACATGGGGACGCCCCCGCACCAGAGATGGGAGGCACCTGACGAGGGATGCCGGCCTGGAAGAGACGGCCGTAAACTTAAGCGGTGAAGACCCTGCACCCCAATAGGGCCTCAGCCCGAGTAACAACCTCTCGAGGGTGGTCGCCATGGAGAAAAGGACCTCCTGAAAGGGAATGGGGGCCCTGTCCGCAGAGATCCCTGCTGAAACAGGGGGGACCACCCCTCTGTTGCCGCGAAAAAGTAGCGAAAAAAGGAGGTAAAGGACCGTAACACCGCAGAGTATCTCCCCCCGGAGACCTCCGGGATTTACCTGGCTGTGAAAGAGCTCGATGCCCTGGCAGATGGCGCCTATCCCAAAGAACATCCCGTAGAGGGGGAGGGAAGGACGGGCTGCATCCACCTTGAGGATGAAACGCTCGAAAAGATGTGCGTATCCTGTGGAGACCCCGCCATTCCATGCCTCGAGGATCCGTTTGAAGGCCTTAGACGGATGGCCCTCGACCCCTGCATCCCGGGCGAGCATACTCGTCGTCCCTGACCTCAAGAGGCAGAGGACCGGTGGGGACGGAAACATCCCATGGTTGAAGAGGGCGGTAAGGACGGCCTGGACCGTCCCGTCCCCCCCATTGATCACGAGAAGGCCGATCCTTTCCCTCGAAAGGGCCAAAAGCCCCTCAGTGATCTCCTTGGGGGTCGTCCCTTCAGCCAAAACCAGGTCGGAAACACGAGTCAGCCAGGGATATCCCCTGCGGTTGCCTCCGCTCGAGGGGTTGGTAAGTACTCCGATCGGACCTTGCAGGTCACACGCACGGGGACACAGACCCCCGGATGGGATGGCCATGTCAGCGTTTGATCCCGGTAAACCATCGCTGGGCCAGGGATGGATGGGGATCTCCGGGATCCACGTCCAGGAACCAGGACCGCAAGGCCCCTTTGCGATGCCTTTCCCAAAATCCTTCCAAAAGCCGCACCACAAGAAAAAGACTGGTGATCACGGTCCAGAGCGCAACCCACAGGAGTCCGAGGTCAGGCCGTCCGAAAAGGGTGCCTGTGGTCAAGAGGATGAGATTCGGATTTCGCCGGGCAGTGATCAGACGAAAAAAGGAATCAATCGGTCTCCATCCAAAGATCCCTGACGGTTCGAGGCACGCCTTGAAGATCCCCTCGCACAGGCGACCGGCGATGTATCCTGCAAAAATCATACAGTATGCAGCGGTCAGGGAAACAGGGATCCACGGGTCCCACCTGCCGAGACCTAATCCCCATACCAGGTACCAGATGGGCGGAGAAACAAGATCTATGGCGTGATCGTATATGTGCCCGAACTCGCTCGACCTGAGGGTCACCCGGGCAAGTTTTCCGTCCACGGTGTCAAGAAAGGTCATCAGCCAGGCCGCAGCAAGCCCACCCATCCATTCCCCTTGATAAAAGAGGAACCCGGCAAGGATCACGAGGATAAAGCCGAGCGATGTCACATGGTTGGGACGGATGCCAAACCGAACGCACATCCTGGTCACCCAAAAGGCCGGAACAGGCCAGACCCACTTGGTTACAAGATCCGTTACACCTTTGTAGGACCTATAATAAAGCCCTTCCTCCACGGAAAAGACGGATGCCGAATCCACAGGATACAGATACGGCTCGTCTATCTTCCGCAGCTTCCTCTGATAGGACGAGGCTATCGTATGAGGCGTCTCGAAGGAAAGAGGCGGAAGCCGGTCCTTTTCACATCGGCCGGTCATAAAGTCATGGACCGTCCGGGCGTCACCCGACCTGACATGGGCGGCAACGGGTATGTCGCCGCGAAGAAGGATGCACCCGACTTTTTGAGCGAGTCCCGCAAGGATCCGGTCGTCAAAGACGTGATCCCCCCGAAGCAGGATGACCGTCTCGCAGGCGTCTGCCTGATCAGGATCCGGAATCCACTGCCTTACACCGATTTTCTCAAGGGCCTTCTCAAGACGCTCCCGGCAGGTCAGGCCCCAAACACGCACGGGTGTCTCCTGGAAGACACAGGCACAGGCCGTCATGTTAGTTATATCTCACCACACAGAGGGCACAGAGAAAATCTCTCGATGTTGAATGCATATTTCATGGATTTGCGAGGTATCATAGTGAATCTTTAATGCCATGAAAACCCCACAAGTCCAACCAGAAACAAAAGAGGCGTCACCCCCCACCTGTCTGCTCCTCGCCCACATCTCAGATCTGCACATGATGGGACAGAAAGATTTCCGTATCAGGTCTCTTCTGAGTAAACGCATCCTCGGATATCTCTCATGGCGCTTCAAAAGGGGGAAACATCATCAGGTCCGCGTCCTTGACGCCCTGCTGGAAGACCTGAGACAGATACGCCCCAATCACGTCGCCATCACAGGGGACCTCACACATCTCGGGACGCCAGGTGAGTGCGTCAAGGCACGCGCATGGCTGGAACGCCTTGGAAGGCCCCATGATGTGACCGTCATCCCCGGCAACCACGACACCTACGTCAAGGAGCCATGGGAAAGGACCCTGATTCATTGGGCGCCCTTCATGACGGATAATGGGACGCATGGACCTTCCGCATTTCCGTTTCTCAGGGTCCGAGGTCCGGTGGCCATCATCGGACTTTCAAGCGCACGCCCTACCCCGCCGTTTCTTGCCACCGGATATCTTGGGAGATCTCAACTCGAAAGGCTGGCGACACTCCTCGTGGAAACGGGCCGCCAAGGACTCATGCGTGTCATCCTCATCCATCATCCTCCGGTGCCAGGGAGCATCACGTG is part of the Deltaproteobacteria bacterium genome and encodes:
- a CDS encoding acylglycerol kinase family protein, whose translation is MAIPSGGLCPRACDLQGPIGVLTNPSSGGNRRGYPWLTRVSDLVLAEGTTPKEITEGLLALSRERIGLLVINGGDGTVQAVLTALFNHGMFPSPPVLCLLRSGTTSMLARDAGVEGHPSKAFKRILEAWNGGVSTGYAHLFERFILKVDAARPSLPLYGMFFGIGAICQGIELFHSQVNPGGLRGEILCGVTVLYLLFSLLFRGNRGVVPPVSAGISADRAPIPFQEVLFSMATTLERLLLGLRPYWGAGSSPLKFTAVSSRPASLVRCLPSLVRGRPHVLMTEENGYCSRTTSRLDLAFRGAFTLDGQLFENDGAITITPAGPLRFLRV
- a CDS encoding CDP-alcohol phosphatidyltransferase family protein; the encoded protein is MTACACVFQETPVRVWGLTCRERLEKALEKIGVRQWIPDPDQADACETVILLRGDHVFDDRILAGLAQKVGCILLRGDIPVAAHVRSGDARTVHDFMTGRCEKDRLPPLSFETPHTIASSYQRKLRKIDEPYLYPVDSASVFSVEEGLYYRSYKGVTDLVTKWVWPVPAFWVTRMCVRFGIRPNHVTSLGFILVILAGFLFYQGEWMGGLAAAWLMTFLDTVDGKLARVTLRSSEFGHIYDHAIDLVSPPIWYLVWGLGLGRWDPWIPVSLTAAYCMIFAGYIAGRLCEGIFKACLEPSGIFGWRPIDSFFRLITARRNPNLILLTTGTLFGRPDLGLLWVALWTVITSLFLVVRLLEGFWERHRKGALRSWFLDVDPGDPHPSLAQRWFTGIKR
- a CDS encoding metallophosphoesterase codes for the protein MKTPQVQPETKEASPPTCLLLAHISDLHMMGQKDFRIRSLLSKRILGYLSWRFKRGKHHQVRVLDALLEDLRQIRPNHVAITGDLTHLGTPGECVKARAWLERLGRPHDVTVIPGNHDTYVKEPWERTLIHWAPFMTDNGTHGPSAFPFLRVRGPVAIIGLSSARPTPPFLATGYLGRSQLERLATLLVETGRQGLMRVILIHHPPVPGSITWRKRLVDGQEFCHVIRRHGAELVLHGHAHIPLFREIDAHGKRIPVIGVPSASCILPGRGEMARYHLFNIRKKAGGCEVLLVIRGYDPSLNRFLDMEKKAMVIPFS